In Populus nigra chromosome 10, ddPopNigr1.1, whole genome shotgun sequence, the following proteins share a genomic window:
- the LOC133704271 gene encoding cyclin-T1-4-like isoform X3 yields MSFARNHRSHGGTGHDDRWNSLNGYTFNHGNRNIDANRNTNYSYNWNHSNIRDYSSGKFRDHVNGYANPPSGAPAFKRRKFSADTWGDGGRHYPQYNAYEHADLSYNNSVPLPTRSNAEVSTSISCKRDCSKLEEDEPVFLSKDEIERHSPSRKDGIDALRETHLRYSYCAFLQNLGLRLELPQTTIGTGMVLCHRFFVRRSHACHDRYLIAVAALFLASKSEETPRPLNNVVRASCEIFHKQDITFLSYLLPVDWFEQYRERVIEAEQMILATLNFEINVQHPYGPLTTILDKLGLSQTVLVNLAQNLVGEGVYTRLTCSPI; encoded by the exons ATGTCCTTTGCACGGAATCATCGTTCACACGGAGGAACGGGCCATGATGATCGGTGGAACTCTTTGAATGGGTACACTTTCAACCATGGAAATAGGAACATTGATGCGAATAGGAACACCAACTACAGCTACAATTGGAATCATAGCAATATCCGAGACTACTCCTCGGGGAAATTCAGGGACCATGTTAATGGTTATGCTAACCCTCCCAGCGGTGCACCAGCttttaaaaggagaaaatttAGTGCGGATACCTGGGGAGATGGTGGGAGACACTATCCTCAATACAATGCATATGAACATGCCGATCTATCTTACAACAATTCAGTCCCTCTGCCAACTAGATCCAATGCTGAGGTCTCTACATCTATAAGTTGCAAACGTGATTGTTCAAAACTGGAAGAAGATGAACCAGTATTCTTGTcaaaggatgagattgaaagaCACTCCCCATCTAGAAAAGATGGAATTGATGCACTACGTGAAACGCATCTGCGGTATTCTTATTGTGCTTTCCTTCAGAACCTCGGACTGCGGTTGGAGCT GCCGCAAACTACTATTGGCACTGGCATGGTTTTGTGCCACCGTTTTTTTGTTCGACGATCACATGCATGCCATGATAGATAT TTAATTGCTGTTGCTGCACTTTTTCTCGCTTCAAAGTCTGAGGAGACGCCACGCCCTTTGAATAATGTCGTGAGAGCTTCTTGTGAGATTTTCCACAAGCAGGATATTACTTTCTTGTCATACCTGCTCCCTGTT GACTGGTTTGAACAGTACCGGGAGCGAGTTATCGAGGCTGAGCAAATGATTCTGGCAACcctaaattttgaaataaatgtgCAGCATCCATATGGTCCTCTGACAACCATCCTTGACAAATTAGGTCTTTCACAAACTGTTTTGGTGAATC